In Coprothermobacter sp., the DNA window CCTCCTCTCTGCGGAGGAGGCCCCTCTTGCGCTCTGCTCGCTGTCCCGCCCCGGTTTTCTGGACTACACGCTTTCGCTTCCCATGAAACTGGCCAAGACGCGGCACAAGGCACCCGTTGCCATAGCAGAGGCACTGCAGCCTGCTGTCGCAGGCATGGCCTGCGCAGGACTCGCGGAGGCAGTCGCCCCCGGCTACATCAATATTCAGCTTTCGGATTCGTTTGTGGCCGGTCAACTGAGTTCCATGCTTGGTACAGATCCCGCCATGCTGCTCCAGAAGGCGGGGAACGGCCAGAAGATCGAGGTGGAGTTCGTGAGTGCCAACCCGACAGGACCCCTGCACGTGGGCAACGGCCGTGGAGCAGCGCTCGGATCGGTGCTCGCCACCCTTCTGGAGACCCAGGGATATGATGTGGATCGCGAGTACTACGTCAACGACTATGGGTCGAAGATGAAGCTCTTCACGGAGTCGATAGCGCACTACCTCTTTCCGATGATGGGGCTGGAGCATGCCATGCCTGATGAAGGGTACCATGGGGCATATGTGCCGGACCTGGCCCAGGCCATTTATGATCGACAAGGGTCGGAGCTGCGTTCTATGCTTGAAGAACAGCGCCTTGCTGCCATAGAAGAGGACGGGAAGACCCTTGTGCTGGCATCGATTCGCCAGGCACTTGAAGAAATGGGAGTCTCGTTCGACACCTGGTTCTCGGAACGGTATCTCATCGAGAACGGATGGAATGATCGCGTTCTTCAGCAGTTCCGGGATCGAGGTGTCGTCTATGAGAAGGACGATGCCGTCTGGCTGCGCTCGACCGATTTCGGCGACGACAAGGACAGGGTGCTTGTACGGCGTGATGGAGAGCCGACTTACACACTCACTGACGCGGCCTACCACTTCAACAAGTTCCATCGCGGGTATATCAAGAGCATTGATGTCTTTGGCGCGGATCATATCGGGCATATCGTCCCCATGCAGGCCCTCATGAAGAGTCTCGGACTGCCCGATGACTTCCTGGAGGTCATCATCTACCAGATCGTGCACTTCCTGCGCGGTAGGCAGCGTGTCGTCCTCTCCAAACAGACAGGCGAGATCATCGAGCTGGCCGACCTCGTACGTGAGGTGGGCAAGGACCAGGCGCGCGTTTTCTTCCTCCTTTCGTCGGCCGACTCTGAGCTGGAGTTCGACCTTGAGGTTGCCAAGGAGAACTCACTCGACAACCCGGCATACTATCTCAAATACACCTATGCCAGGCTTTGCAGCGTGGAGCGTCAGGCACGTGGTATCGGAGCTGTCGTCCCTTCCGTGGCAAGCCAGGTTGACGTTTCGCGGCTGAAGACTTCTGAGGACCGTGAATTGGTGAAGTGCCTGCTGAAAGCGCAGGATGAGGTCGATGATGCCGCAAGGACGAGACAACCCCATCGGATCCTGTATCTCGCAAGTGAGCTTGCCAAGTCGGTCAACGCATTCTATCAAAAAGAAAAGGTCATCCAGGAAGACGCAGGCCTGGCACAGGCCCGCATGCTGCTCGTGCTGGTCTCACAGCGTCTCCTGCAGGCGTATGCCCACGTTCTGGGCGTCACTCTCCCCGAATCAATGTAATTGAGCTCCCCGCGTCTGTGCGGTGAGCACGAAGTGAGGTATGCATGAAGAATATCCGTAGACTGCGGCTTGAAGCGTTCATACGTCGTAGCGTCGAGGGTCAGCTGATCATGATGGACGACCCCGACCTGCGACTCTTGACGGTGACTCACATCGAGCTGTCGAACGATACGCGCTTGGCGAAGGTTTACGTTTCGAGTCTGTCGAATGACGAGAGTCATCAGAAGGCCCTCATGGCAGCCCTGTCCAGGGCCTCGGGCAAGTTTCAGCAGAGGCTGGCGACGGATGTCTCGATGCGTTTCACCCCCCTTCTTTCGTTCCATTTCGATCAAGGGTTCGTGAAGGGGACTCAGGTTGTCGAACTGCTCACTGAGCTCGAGAAGAACGAGAAGAAGGATCCCGCGGATTCATGAGGGGCGCTGGTCTCGACGTCATTGCATCGAGGATTCGCGATGCGAGTGATGTCTTTCTGTTCACCCACGAGTTTGCCGACGGCGATGCTCTGGGCTCCGTGGTGGCGCTTACGCTGTATCTGCAGGCAATGGGCAAGAGTGTTCATGCGTTTGTTCCTGGCAAGATCCAGAGTGTCTACCGGTTTCTTGCAACAGATGAACTGCTGAACACCATGCCCGCTATCCAGGCCACGGCTCATATTAGCGCCGCGCATGTGACGTGTCTCAGCGCAGATGCCGCCGATGTCGACCGTCTGGGTGAGTGGAAATCTCTGTTTCTCTCCGGGGCAGAGCGTCTGGTGATCGACCACCACGATACGAATACAGGCTTTGGCGAGGTGTTCGCCATCGACGGTTCGGCCAGTTCGTGCTGCGAGGTTCTGTTCGACCTGTTCAACGTGATCGACCCCCAGCTTATCGACGCCAGGATCGCATCCGCGCTCTATACCGGTCTGGTTGCGGACACCGGGTCATTCCAGTACGCCAATACGAGGGCTCTGTCCCTGGTGCACGGAGCTCAGCTGGTCGAACTGGGCGCGTCACCCGATGAGATCTCCCGTAGCATCTACGAATCCAAACCATACGGAAGCGTACGACTCATGGCTGCTTCCGTGGCAGTCTCGCGCCTCATGTATGGCGGGCAGGTGGTCGTATCCTACGTGACGCGGACCATGCTTGAGGACTCGGGCGCGCTGGATGAGGACACGGAAGGCATCACAGACGAATTGCGGCGAATTGCAGGAACAAGAGCGGTCGTGCTGTTCAAAGAGGCATCAGATGGCTCGGTCAAGGTCAGCTTCCGCGGGAAGTACGGGTTCGACGTCAAGCGCATAGCAACCGCGTTTGGCGGCGGCGGTCACTTGCTCGCCGCCGGCTGCACCATCACGAGTGACCTCGGCGAAGCCGAAGTGCGCATTCTCGCGGAGCTGGACAGGTACCTGGGGCCTTCTAGAATTTGAAACTTGTGCTGATGTCGTAGACCACCGGCACGTGGTACATGGTCTCGCCGGTGAGCATCTTGATGATTGCAAGTACAGAAATGAGCCCTGGCAGGAACCAGAACCAGCCGGCCACGAACCTGATCAGTGGAATGCGGCCCAGAACTGCGAGGATGACTTCCAGGATCAGCACAACGAGTCCTTGCGCCAGATGCAGGCGGAAGAACTCGTTCTTCTTATTGGAAAGAAGCGGGATGAGCCAGAGGATACCCAGATAGCACAGAATTCCAAAGACCAGATCGTTGTTGACGGTTCCACTCGACTGCTGCTCCACGGTCGTCCACCCCCACACTAGGATATCAGCATGCTACCTGATGGCGAAGCTGTGTCAAGGGTTTTTGACGCTCATGAGCGCTGAGGTGGGGCAGGGATTCAGATACTCCTGGATGCCGCATGCATGGCAACCTGTGTCACGGCACGTCGGGAGACGCTCGCCCTTCTCTGCCGACAGGTAGTCCTCCCGGAGGAAGTCTGTCGAAACCCCGGCATCGATGATTTGCCAGGGTAGTTCACTCTGCAGAGGAATACTGCGATACAGGAAGTCAGCGGGGTCGAGGCCTGAGGCGGCAATGGCCTGCCGCCACACATCAAACCTGAAAGACTCGCGCCAGGCGTCGAATGTCGCCCCGTTCTTCCAGGCTGTCTCGATGACCTGACCGACTCTGCGGTCGCCCCGGCTGAGAAATCCCTCGAGGAAGGCGATGCGCGGATCGCCAAAATCGATATGGAGCTTGCCCTTGAAGGCTCTGAAGCCTTTGCGGAGGTGATCGATCTTGGCATCGTACACCTCAGGCGTATTCTGGGCACACCATTGAAACGGCGTATCAGGGCGAGGCACGAACGGGTTGATGCTGAGATTGATGGCGATGTCCCTGCGGAAACCTTTGCCAAACGTGGTGATGCGGCTCACCAGGTCAACCATGGCATCGAGGTCCTGCTCCGTCTCAGTCGGAAGGCCGAACATGAAGTAGAACTTGACGAGATGCCAGCCCTTGCCAAAGACGGTCCGCAGCGTTTCAAAGATCGATTCTTCCGTGATGTTCTTGTTGATGACGTCGCGGAGGCGCTGGCTGCCAGCTTCGATGGCAAACGTCAACGAACCTTCGCGTGTCTGCTTGATCTCGTCTGCGAGATAGCCGGGGAAGTTGTCCATACGGAGTGACGGGAACGAAATGGCCACCTTGTGCTCTTCTCTGTACACGCGCACGAGTCTGACCAGCCCCGGCAGATCACTGTAGTCCGTGCTGCTCAGAGACAGCAATCCAACTTCTTCGTAGCCGGTGTTGGCGACGAGCTGCTCAAGCTGCTTCTGGATGGATGCCAGTGATCGCTCCCGGGTGGGGCGATAGGAGATGCCGGCTTCGCAGAAGCGACAGCCTCGCACACATCCACGGAACAGTTCGATGACGCCCCGGTCATGGACGAGCTCACGATACGGGACAATAGGGCTGACCGGAGCAAATGCGTCGTCGAGGCTCTCGACAACGCGCTTGCGCACGGTCGCCGGGACTCCCGATAAGATGGGTTCGGCGACAACGTATGGCGCACCGCCAAGGGCAGAGCGTGTTTTGTACAGGGATGGGACATAGACACCCTCGACGCCGCGCGCCAGTGTTTCCAGCGCATCGTGACGGCTTGCTCCGGTTGCGCGCGACGCTGCAAGATTCCGCACGATTTCCGGCAGGAGGTCTTCGCCATCGCCGATACAGAATGCGTCCACGAAGTCGGACATGGGTTCGGGGTTGAACGTGCAGCTGCCGCCGGCAATGACGATCGGCCACTCGGTTCGATCCTCCGACCGTACGGGGAGCCCGGCCAGGTCAAGCATGTTGAGCAGGTTCGTATAGACGAGTTCCGTACCGAGGCTGAAGGCAATGACATCGAACGAGCCCAGCGGCTGGCGGCTTTCGAGAGAGAACAAGGGAACCTCGTGCTCTCTGAGCCAGGCCTCCAGATCGTGGAACGGGGCGAACGCGCGTTCCACGACGACACTGTCGATGGCGTTGAGAAAGTGATAGAGGATCTGGATGCCGTGAGACGACATGCCGACCTCGTAGAGGTCCGGGTAGCTGAGCGCGACCCGAAAGCGACCCTCCCAGTCCTTGTGGACGGCATTGAGCTCATTTCCTGCATATCGAGACGGGCCTTCGAAGCGTTCGAGAGAGTGCATATCCATGCTAGAACCTCAGTTCGTCGCGGGTGCGGTAGACGCTCACGACGATCGAGGCGGCCGCAACCTGCGTGAGCAGGGAGGATCCGCCATAGCTGATAAACGGCAGTGGGATGCCGGTGACGGGCGACAGCCCGATGGTCATGCCCATGTTCACGGCAGCTTGCAGAAACCACATGGCTCCTATGCCTATGACGATGTAGCGAGCGAAATCATCGGTCAGCGATCGAACAATGAGAAACGTTGACCAGAGGAGCATGACGAAGAGAAGAACGAGCAGCGCACTGCCGGCAAACCCAAACAGCTCTCCGACGAGAGAGAAGACGAAGTCGGCATACTGGACAGGCACAAACGAAAGAGGCGCCTGGGTGCTTCCTTTGATGCCACGACCCCAGATGCCGCCTGATCCGGTGGCTACGATCGACTGGATGACGTTGTAGCCATCACCGAGCGGGTCTGCCTGTGGATTCAGGAAGGTCTCGATGCGTGTACGCTGATATGGCCTGAGGCTGAGCCACACACCGCCTGCTGCAAGTGCCAGGACCAGTCCCAGAACCAGCAGCTGGCGGCCGGTGAGCCGGAAATGAGCCAGCATGACGACAGAGATCCCGAGCAGGAGGCTCGCGGATCCCAGGTCCGGTTGCTTCATGACCAGAAGAACGGATGGCACGACAGCGGCCACGACAAGGAGAATTTTCAGGCCCGTGTTGAGCTTCTTCTCGGGGAGCGTCAGGATGAACGCGACGACAAGGATGATGACCAGCTTCTGTATCTCACTCGGCTGAAGGCCAAATGACCCAATGACAGGGATCCAGCGCCGTGAACCGTACATGCCGCGCCCGACGAACAGCACTGCCACCAGCAGCCCTGTCTGAATGACGTAAACCGGGATCGTGAGAAACCGGAAAACCCGGTAGTTCACGAATTGCAGCATGACTGCAATGGCCACACTGAGGCCAAGCAGCAGGAGCGTCTTCAGAAAATAGGAGTAGAAACTGCCGAAGTGCCCAAGCGTGTACCGCTCTGCAAGGCTTGCGGCATAGAACGTCGCCAAGCCGAACCCGATGAGGAGCACGACGCTTGTGATGAAGACGAGCGGAAGGCGATGGGGCTTCACAGGGCGTTGCTACTCCAGAAAGCGTGTTTCGACGTTCAGCCGGCCTTGAGTGGCGCTCGCCACGTAGTAATGACCGCGCATGCCAGCCGGGGCCAGATGAAGGACGGCGCTTGCCTTGCCGATCGAAAGTGAAGTGCCACCAGCGACCTCGAGGCACGTGATGATCGCATCCGAAGTCCCCTGGGTGCCAGCCAAGACGGTTCCCCTGATGGCGCCGAACACGAAACAGGAACGCATGGTCTCGACGCGTGATCCCTCGAGAACGGAGCCGACCACGACGACATCCTTGGTCGTCTGAATGACTTCGCCTCTGATGAGGTCACGAGCGATGATCAAGGCTGTCTCAGGTGGAGGGGTGCTCTTCTTCGATTCCCGTATGCGGTAGTTGGTGATGCCCAGGTTGTCGCCCACGACCTTCCGCAGATCCTTTTCCAGCTTGGTCAGCGTCTTGAGGCCGCAAGCCCGGTTTTGCAGGTCGACCCTGAGCTTGAGCTGAGGAAGGATCTGATGCTGGGCGGCTGCTTGGACAACGAGCACGTGCGAGGCTTCCTTCCACGTTGCCTTGGGATTGACGAGAGCCAGGATTTCCGTTTGGTTCCCCTTGAACACGACGGTGTTTGTCGGACTAGTTGCTGACATTTTCCCCTCCGTACAGATCAAAGTACTGCTGCAACATGCGGTGAACGAGTGGAGCCATACTGGTACTGCGCTCGTAGGGCGAGTTCTCGAACATGAGAAGGACCGCTACCTGGGGATTGTCCATCGGTGCGAATGCTACCAGCCATGTATGGTACAGATTCAGCGTACCGGTTTCGGCCGTACCGGTTTTTGCGCAGACCTCGATGCCCCCGACTTGAATGCGTGTCATTCCGCCAGTCTTCGAAACGAGATTGAGGCCTTTCTTCACGGTCGCCAGCGTGGCCACGCTTATGCCGAGTGTGTCCTGAACGACAGGTGTCGTCAGCGTCTCCGCTTTGGTGATGGGGTCGACCGAAGCCTTCAGGAAGTGAGGGCGCCAAAGAGTCCCGTTCATCGCGATCGAACTGAAGATGGAGATGTTGCGGATAGGCGTTTCCAGCATGTATCCCTGGCCGATGCCCATGTTCATCGTATCTCCTTCGTACCATGGTTCGTTGTACCTGTCGAGCTTCCACTCTGGTGTCGGGTAGAAACCGGTCCTCTCGCCAGGAAGATCGATGCCGGTGGGCTTGTCGATGCCAAATCTGCGCGCGTAGGTGGCCAGTGTCTCGATACCAACCAGGCGGGCAACGGTGAAGAAGTAGCTGTCGCAGGAGTCGGCATAGGCCCTGTAGATATCTTCGTTGCCATGGCCACCTGGCCAGATCCAGCACTTGAACAGCCGTCCTCCGACCGCCAGCCCTCCACCACAGTAAATGATGGTTCGGTCCGTAATGGTGTGCGTTTCCAGCCCCGCCGTTCCGGTGACGACCTTGAACGTGCTCGCCGGGGGGAATGAACCTGCAATGGCCCGGTTGAACAGAGACCCTTTGACGGACCACGCCTTCCAGTCTTCGGTGGAGATCCCGGAGATGAACTTGTTCGGGTCGAACGTGGGCGCGCTTGCCAATGCGAGGAGGTCTCCGTTGCGTGGGTCCATCATGATCGCGGCACCCTGGTTGCTACCAAGAAGCTCTTCGCACGTCTTCTGCAGACGGGCATCGATGGTCAGGATGATACTCTTTCCAGGTGCAGCGGGCTTCTCCTGCAGCGTTTTCACGGCTTTGCCGCCGGCATCCACTTCGATGAGTTTTTGACTCTTCTGGCCGCGCAGCAGTGACTCGTATTGCAGCTCGACGCCTTCCTTGCCGATCGTGTCCTTCATGACATAGCCGTCAGCTCGCAGCTTTTCGAGTTCAGTTTCGCCTATTTCACCGGTATATCCGAGGACATGTGCCGCCAATGTTCCCTGGGGATATGATCTCCTGGTCGACATGACGAGCTGGATGCCAGGCAGGTCTGGTTCCTGTTCCGCAAGCTTCAATGCAACGGGTTTGCTGACGTTGCGAGCGACGGTGATGGGCGTGAACGGCCCGACGCCGGCCTCTTTCACGATGCCCTTGAGAGTCTGAAGCTTCGTGCCTGTCAATTGGGCTACGATGCCCAACTCCTGGTCAGCGTTCTCGAGGTCGTAGGTTGTCACGACGATGTCGAACGAGGGGACGTCGGTTGCGAGAACGATCCCGTTCCTGTCGCGGATTTCGCCCCGTGGGCCTGCCGTACTGATGATGCGAAGACGGTTGTCTTCCGCGACTCCTGCATAGTAGGTGCCCTTGACGACCTGCAGAAAGTAGAGGCGGGCGATGATACCCAGCAAGATCAGCGTGAAGACAACGGTAACCGCAAGGAATCGCCGAGTTTGCCGGTACTGTTGTAGCTTATCCATGACTCTGCTCGAGTGGCGAACGCCTGAGGAGGTAGCGGGACCCCGCGAGCCCCGTGACGGCTGCCGCGACGAAATACCAGAAGAGGGCCACGAGACCGGGAGCAGCACTGCCTCTGGCGAAGAGGGCGAGAAGGATTGCCACGACCGCATAGGCGCCCGTGAAGGCTATGCGAGCCAGACCAGGTGCAAGCTGCTCGATGTAGGGCGAGGTGCCCGTGACGAGCAGAAGCAGCAGGGCAGTCGGCAGCCCCCGCGACTGGCTGAAATATGAAAGAAGGAGTGTGTTGAAGAGTCCGGCAGCAACGCCGAAGGGAGTGGGATGACGTACGCTGTAATAGAAGACGATGGCCGCCGCCACGAGGAAGCCGAAGGCTCCCGCGCCCGGGGCATGCAACGCAACGCTGCAGAACAAGGCAAACACGAATGCTTCCATGGACAGAACCCCTGCCAGGATGGCATACTGCCGTTTCAGGTTCATTTCGAGCCCTGTGTGACCAGAAGGTAGCGTGTCGCCCAGACGGCTGCAAACGGGCGCAGGACGAGCCGTGTCGCGGTGTCGCTGGTCAATGTATCCACTCTGCCGATAGGGATGTTGGGAGGAAAGGTTGCTGAGCTGCTGGAAGTGACGACGATGTCACCCGCCTGGAACTGGGGCAGTGGTGAGATGTATGACAGTTCACAGTACTCTCCGTCGGTGCCCTTGATGAGCACATCCTCCCCGGTTCGGCGGTTGATGCCGGAGATGACGCACCTGCTGTCGAGCAGCGGGATCACTGTGGCAGTGGATGTGAAGGCGCCCCGGACCTTGCCATACACGTAGGCTTGGCCGGTGAAGTCTGCGACAAACACTCCGGCGCCGTCGGTTACCCCGAGGGCTGTTCCGTGGTCTATGAACACATCCAGAGAGCGCATACCCATTGCTCTTCCCGTCACCTGGGCAAGGACACTCTTGACCGGCAACTGTTGTTGGACCGACAGCTGCGCTTGCAGCTGTTTCAGTTCGTCGTGATCGCCGAGAGCGAGACGAAGTCGAGCATCGAGATACTGGTTCTCGCTGCGGAGCGCCTCGTTCTCAGCGTAGACACCTCGGGCAAACGCCAGGGCGTGCCCATATGCAGCCACACTGTCAGTTGCTGCGGAGACAGCCCTGCCAAGCGTCCGGGCAACGCGTTGGACTCCGCTGAGTGCAAGGCTTCCAAGCGTAACCCCATAGGACGCCAGTCCGATGATGGTTGCCAGCGCAAGGAACAGCGCTATGAACAGAAGGCTGGTGGACCTGCGGGTAGGCTTCCGTACCGGACCGGGCATTCGCTATATCAGAACCTCGTGCAGCAAATCGTAGTTTTCGAGGACCTTGCCTGCGCCCTTGGCGACACACTGCAACGGATCCTCTGCGATGGTGACGAGAATGCCCGTACGGGTGGAGATGAACTTGTCAAAGCCCATGATCAGCGCGCCACCGCCCGACAGCATGATGCCGCTATCGATGATGTCCGCCGAGAGTTCGGGCGGGGTCAGCTCGAGTGCCGACTTGATCGTCGCGAGAATCTGCTCCAAAGGTTCCTTGAGTGCGTCGCGAATCTCCTCGCTCGTGACTTCGACCGACTTTGGCAGGCCATTGATCAGGTCTCTGCCCCGTACTTCATAGGTCTTCTCGCTTTCGAGCGGATATGCCGAACCAATGGCGAGTTTGACTTCCTCGGCCGTCACATCTCCGATGAGCAGGTTGTAGCGGCGGCGGATATGCGTTGCGATGGCTTCTGTCATCTCGTCGCCTGCAATGCGCAGTGATCGCGATGTGACGATACCCTTCATCGAGATGACCGCCACCTCGGCGGTACCGCCGCCGACATCGACGATCATGACTCCGCGGGCGTCAGCGACGGGGAGGTCGGCGCCGATGGCGGCTGCCATGGGTTCCTGGATAAGCTTTGCCTCTCGCGCACCAGCGTTGAGGGCTGCGTCAATGACCGCCTTCATCTCAACTTGGGTGATACCGGACGGGATGCCGACAAGCACACGTGGACGGGCAAAGAGACCTGTTCCGGAGGCTTTTCGGATGAAGTATTCAAGAAGCTTCTCTGTTACCGTGAAGTCTGCGATGACACCGTCCCTCAGAGGACGTGTCACGGTAATCGACTGGGGCGTGCGCCCCGCCATCTTCTTGGCGTCGTTGCCAACGGCAAGCACAGTCCCGGTCTTGGCATCGGTCGCCACGATGGTAGGCTCGCGGATGACGACACCTTTGTTCTTGACATATACAACCGTGTTTGCAGTACCAAGGTCTATTGCCAGGTCTCTAGAGAAAAATGCCACGAATTACCTCCTCACATCAACATGCAGCTCAGTACACAGCGCGTAGAAATCACTCATCGTGAAACCGATGATCGTGTCCATCGGCCCGTCAGTTCGTTCAATGAAACTTGCGGCCAGTCCCTGGATGGCGTACGCACCGGCCTTGTCCCGATATTCGGGGTTGCTCAGGTAAGCCTGTCGCTCATGCTCGCTCAGGCGTCTCATGAACACGCGCGCCATGGATATTCTGGCAGCTTCCGCCCTTTCGGGCATGAGCACAGCTGCCATGGCAGTAATAACGCGGTGTTCGCGCCCTTCGAGCAACGCGAGCATATCGCGAGCTTGAGCTTCATCGAGCGGCTTTCCCAGGATGCGGCCTTCACAGGCGACGACAGTGTCGGCGCCAACGACTAGCCCAGCGTCCACACGACCACTTCCGGATCTTGCCTTTGCCAGTGCGTTTTGTGCTGCAGAGTCCTCGGGTGCGGCGTCCAGCATGACTTCGTCCGTGTCAGTCTCCACGACCAGAAACGGTATACCCCAGTCGGCGAGCATGTGAGCTCTGCGTGGCGAACTCGAAGCCAGATAGAGGTTCATATGAGCGTCGAGAAGAAGAGAAACAGCAGTGCAAGCCCCGCAGTCCCCAGGTTCATGTTGAGCGTGAAGCCCAGTCGCAGCTCCATGAAACCAAGCTGGAGGGTGAATTCGGGAACGCCAAAATGGAGACCCGCCCGCATGAAGGGGTAGTACGCGCCCAGTACTTCGCCCAGCACGGATCCAAGGATGGCCCCCACAATCACAAAAGCTATCGATATCGTTCGTTCTTTTCTTCTCACCGCTGCTCCAGAGGTACACTGCCATGAAGGGCTCGGTCGAGTCGAGTCAGAACGGCAAGCGACACACCACCGATCAGATATCCGGCCGCTCCGCCCGCCACCACCAGCACCGGCAGATAATACCATAGTGTACCCACAGTATTGGTAATCAACAAGAGCAGGTATTGCGACACATTGTTGCAGACACCTCCTATGGTACTCACGGTCGGCAGCCCAATATGCTTCCCGAACGCCTTCCGCAGGATGACCATGACGATGACGGCCCCGAGACTACCACTGAAGGAGAGCAGCGAAGTGATGGTCATCAGATTCCCCTTCATGATACCCGTGGCCAGGACTCGCAGCACCACGAGTGCGACAGTCGCGAGGCCTCCGTACATCTCCAGACACAGCATTGTGCTTATCTGAGACAGTCCCAGCTTGGCGCCCGGCAGGAACGACAGTGGAGGGTCGAAGTAGTTGATGACGATCGCAACGGCGGCTAGCAACGCAAATCGCAGGGTATCCCGCGTCGTACAGCTCTTCCTATTGGGCGAGAGCATCGATGCCGGTCCCTTTTCGTTCGATGGTGATGACCATGCGGTTGGGTACACAGATGATCTGGTCGCCGGGGCTCCGGGCCGGAACGGTATGCACGCAGATGTGGTCCGTACACGTCGATTCCGTGACTCGGATGGAGCCCTTTCCATCAGTTGCGATCACGAGTGGCCCCAGCACACCCGTTATGTGCAGCGTTTGGGGTTCGCGTGACATTAGATCGACCGTCGCGACGACCTGGCCGTCCACGCGGATAGTTGCCACGGTGCCGCGTGTACGGTGCGTGACGATCCAGAAGACAACGACAAGTGCCATGGCGGTGAGGATGACTACCGCGGTGATTCGATCACTCCGCTTCATTGAGCAGTTGTGGGCACGAAGGTAATCGGCCCAAGTGTGGACCGTGTTCCAGCAGCGTCGACGATGACAATGCCGACGGCCCCCTGGTTCTGGGCCGCTGGGAAGAGCGAACGCTGAGTCTCGGCTGTTGAGCAGAAGAAAACTTTGCCCAGAGCATCACCGACGGCTCCGTGCATGGATTCTATGTCTGTGATGACCGTGACGCTCTGATTGAGGGTCCCCGGGTATCCCGTCGATGGGTCGATGATGTGACAGTATCTTGTGCCATCCCGCTCGAAGTACCGCTCATAGTCTCCGGACGTAGCCACAAAGGCATCCCCTGATTGAACGTAGCCGATGATCCCCTGGCCACGCGGATCGCGAATGCCGATCTTCCAGTCGTGCTTTCGACCGCCGCTATACAGCAGGAGGTTGCCGCCGAAATCGACGATCACCTGTCGGGGCTGGGGTTTGACGGTGTGGAGGTATTCCTCCATGACGTCCAGCGAGTAGCCCTTGGCAATACCGCCCAGGTCGATGCGGGCCCGGGAGTCTCGAATCTGCACGGTGGTGTCGGAGAGCGTCAGCTGATCTGAGTGAGAATAGGCGAGCGTATCCGATATCTCCTTGGCAGCAGGGACTCTGAAATCCTTGGTCGAGAAGCCCCAGAGCGATGAGACGGGCGAGATCGCTATGTCAAACGTCCTACCATGGTCGATGGTTTCCACGGCTATGGCGGCTTTCAGGAGCGTTGCATATTCCGGTGAGACGGACACCGGTCCTTTGCCGGCGGCCGTATTCACGCGAACCGTCTCGGACCCGGACTTGTAGTAGCTGGTCAAGCTGTCGACGCCGGATGCCAGAGCATGGAGATGCTCGTTGATCGCGGCGGCATCGCCTCCGGTGGTCTTGACGGTGAGGACCGTGTCCATGAGAAAGTATGTGGACGTAACCGGCTCAGGTGATGTGCGCAGGGCGAAGAACGTCGCCAGTCCTGCTCCGATGACGATCAGTGCCACAATCGGGGCAATCGCCTTTCTCAAGGTGTCTCCTTGTCGAGTGTCAATCCAACGTCC includes these proteins:
- a CDS encoding B12-binding domain-containing radical SAM protein, translated to MDMHSLERFEGPSRYAGNELNAVHKDWEGRFRVALSYPDLYEVGMSSHGIQILYHFLNAIDSVVVERAFAPFHDLEAWLREHEVPLFSLESRQPLGSFDVIAFSLGTELVYTNLLNMLDLAGLPVRSEDRTEWPIVIAGGSCTFNPEPMSDFVDAFCIGDGEDLLPEIVRNLAASRATGASRHDALETLARGVEGVYVPSLYKTRSALGGAPYVVAEPILSGVPATVRKRVVESLDDAFAPVSPIVPYRELVHDRGVIELFRGCVRGCRFCEAGISYRPTRERSLASIQKQLEQLVANTGYEEVGLLSLSSTDYSDLPGLVRLVRVYREEHKVAISFPSLRMDNFPGYLADEIKQTREGSLTFAIEAGSQRLRDVINKNITEESIFETLRTVFGKGWHLVKFYFMFGLPTETEQDLDAMVDLVSRITTFGKGFRRDIAINLSINPFVPRPDTPFQWCAQNTPEVYDAKIDHLRKGFRAFKGKLHIDFGDPRIAFLEGFLSRGDRRVGQVIETAWKNGATFDAWRESFRFDVWRQAIAASGLDPADFLYRSIPLQSELPWQIIDAGVSTDFLREDYLSAEKGERLPTCRDTGCHACGIQEYLNPCPTSALMSVKNP
- a CDS encoding arginine--tRNA ligase, with the translated sequence MLNLRETIDRQVSLALGDLLSAEEAPLALCSLSRPGFLDYTLSLPMKLAKTRHKAPVAIAEALQPAVAGMACAGLAEAVAPGYINIQLSDSFVAGQLSSMLGTDPAMLLQKAGNGQKIEVEFVSANPTGPLHVGNGRGAALGSVLATLLETQGYDVDREYYVNDYGSKMKLFTESIAHYLFPMMGLEHAMPDEGYHGAYVPDLAQAIYDRQGSELRSMLEEQRLAAIEEDGKTLVLASIRQALEEMGVSFDTWFSERYLIENGWNDRVLQQFRDRGVVYEKDDAVWLRSTDFGDDKDRVLVRRDGEPTYTLTDAAYHFNKFHRGYIKSIDVFGADHIGHIVPMQALMKSLGLPDDFLEVIIYQIVHFLRGRQRVVLSKQTGEIIELADLVREVGKDQARVFFLLSSADSELEFDLEVAKENSLDNPAYYLKYTYARLCSVERQARGIGAVVPSVASQVDVSRLKTSEDRELVKCLLKAQDEVDDAARTRQPHRILYLASELAKSVNAFYQKEKVIQEDAGLAQARMLLVLVSQRLLQAYAHVLGVTLPESM
- the rbfA gene encoding 30S ribosome-binding factor RbfA, which produces MKNIRRLRLEAFIRRSVEGQLIMMDDPDLRLLTVTHIELSNDTRLAKVYVSSLSNDESHQKALMAALSRASGKFQQRLATDVSMRFTPLLSFHFDQGFVKGTQVVELLTELEKNEKKDPADS
- a CDS encoding rod shape-determining protein RodA, producing MKPHRLPLVFITSVVLLIGFGLATFYAASLAERYTLGHFGSFYSYFLKTLLLLGLSVAIAVMLQFVNYRVFRFLTIPVYVIQTGLLVAVLFVGRGMYGSRRWIPVIGSFGLQPSEIQKLVIILVVAFILTLPEKKLNTGLKILLVVAAVVPSVLLVMKQPDLGSASLLLGISVVMLAHFRLTGRQLLVLGLVLALAAGGVWLSLRPYQRTRIETFLNPQADPLGDGYNVIQSIVATGSGGIWGRGIKGSTQAPLSFVPVQYADFVFSLVGELFGFAGSALLVLLFVMLLWSTFLIVRSLTDDFARYIVIGIGAMWFLQAAVNMGMTIGLSPVTGIPLPFISYGGSSLLTQVAAASIVVSVYRTRDELRF